A window from Vigna angularis cultivar LongXiaoDou No.4 chromosome 7, ASM1680809v1, whole genome shotgun sequence encodes these proteins:
- the LOC108337921 gene encoding uncharacterized protein LOC108337921 — MCEGFNSVLVDSRSKPIISMLEDIRVYIMKRWVANRTKMTSYQGSIYPKVFNRFQKESWLTRYWLPRWSREKLFEVKHVSQFGQQFIVNVDNMDCTCRKWEISDIPCTDAITAMKFLNINAEEYIGHWFRKSTYEETYNTIINPINGQHVWDVTPYSDILPPKKRTMLGRPKKKRRLED, encoded by the exons ATGTGTGAGGGCTTTAATAGTGTGCTAGTTGATAGTAGGTCTAAGCCTATTATTAGCATGTTAGAAGACATTAGGGTTTACATAATGAAGAGATGGGTTGCCAACAGGACAAAGATGACATCATATCAAGGTTCAATCTACCCCAAGGTTTTTAACAGATTTCAGAAGGAGTCCTGGTTAACTAGATATTGGTTACCAAG GTGGtcaagagaaaaattatttgaagtgaaACATGTTTCACAATTTGGTCAACAATTTATTGTGAATGTTGACAACATGGACTGCACATGTAGAAAATGGGAAATTAGCGACATTCCTTGTACTGATGCCATCACTgcaatgaaatttttgaatataaatgcagAAGAATACATTGGGCACTGGTTTAGGAAGTCTACCTATGAAGAGACTTACAACACAATAATTAACCCTATCAATGGTCAACATGTCTGGGATGTTACACCCTATTCAGATATATTACCACCAAAGAAGAGGACAATGCTAGGAAGGCCCAAGAAGAAACGAAGACTAGAGGATTGA